One genomic segment of Coffea arabica cultivar ET-39 chromosome 6e, Coffea Arabica ET-39 HiFi, whole genome shotgun sequence includes these proteins:
- the LOC113691388 gene encoding uncharacterized protein, whose product MGFGNRGVVGDKWSSRILWVCAIGSAIGLYMVAVERQAQNRAKMMAEALGGAGSGADKGQEI is encoded by the exons ATGGGATTCGGAAATAGAGGGGTTGTTGGTGATAAATGGTCTTCAAGGATTCTTTGGGTCTGTGCAATTGGAAGTGCAATCG GCCTCTATATGGTAGCCGTAGAAAGGCAAGCACAGAACAGGGCGAAAATGATGGCTGAAGCTTTGGGCGGTGCAGGGTCAGGTGCAGACAAGGGTCAAGAAATCTAA